The stretch of DNA CCGAACCCGGCGCGGGCGACCGCGCCGCCGAGGTCTCCGGTGCCATCCTGGACCTGTGCATCCGGCACGGCGGTTCGATCACCGGCGAGCACGGCGTCGGCGTGGACAAGGCCTGCCAGATGCCCCGCATGTTCGACCCCGCCGACCTGGAGACCATGGACCGGTTCCGCGCCGCCCTCGACCCGGGCGGCACCGCCAACCCGGAGAAGCTGCTGCCCACCCCCCGGCTGTGCGGTGAGCGCCCGGGCGTGGTCAAGGGCGCCCACCCGCACCCCCTGGTGGCCGAGGGGAAGGCCGAGCTGTTCTGACCGGCCGGCCCCGAACCGCAGGCGGGGAGACCGGTCGCTGGGAAGGAGAGGCGATGCCCCGGACAGGCGCAGCACCGCGCCCCGCACCGCCGCGGGAGGGCCCGCCCGGCGCCCTGCGCCCGTTCGGCGGTCCCGACCGGGCACCGCGCCCCGCACCGCCGCGGAGGAAGCCGGCCTCCCGGCGCCCTGCGCCCCTCCGCCTCCCGTCCAGCGGGACCCCGCGCCCATACCGCGCGCCCCGACCGGACACCGCGCCCCCGCACCACCGCGAAGGAGCCCCGCCCGCTTCCCAGCCCCCTCCGCAGCCGCGGAGCCGGGCCCACCCGGCGCTCCCGGCCCGCCGCCCTTTCAACGGGCATTCGGCCCTGCTCCCGCCCGCACCGGGTCCAGGAGGCGCCGTCCTCTCCCGGATCCTCCCCGCCCGGCGCGCGTTCCCGCCTTCGGCCGGGCCGGGCGGAACCTCCAGCGCAGAGACCCGGCCGAAAGGGCCGGTCCGCTCTCCCCGCGAGCCCCGCCGCCCCGGGACCGCCGCCGTCCGGCCCGCGCCCTCCGAGCCCGGGCCGGGCACGGAGCGCCCCCGGGGGCCGGGAGGCGGCGCCCCGAGGCCGCGGCGCGGGCGGGCGCGGAGCCCGGAGCCCGCCCCGGCCGGGAGGAGGGGAGCGGCGTCCCCACGGGCCGCGGCGGCGGAACCGCCCGTCCCCTGTCGGCGATCTGAGGAGCGGAGCACCCAATGGAAGGCAGGCCGATGGCACCGGTAGGCGACACGGCGGCGCAGGCCGCGACCGCGGACGGCGCCGCCGCGGAGCTCGGCGCCGGCGGCGGCGACGTCCGGGACGGCACCGGGCGCGACGCGGTCGGCGGCACCGTGCCCCGCTGGGTGGTGACGCCGCCGGACGCCGGGGCGTGCGCGGCCGCGATCGCCGCCGCGGCCCGGCTCGGGCTGGCGGTCGTGCCGCGCGGCGCCGGCACCAAGATCGACTGGGGTGCGCCGCCGCACCGCTGCGACGTGCTGCTGGACACCTCCGCACTGGACGCCGTCGAGCACGCCGCCGGAGACCTGATCGCCACCGCCGGCGCGGGGACCCCGCTGGCCCGGCTCGCTTCGGAGCTGGCCGGAGCCGGGCAGCGGCTGCCGGTGGACGAGGTCGTCCCCGGCTCCACGGTGGGCGGCGCGGTCGCCGCCGGGCTGTCCGGCCCGGGGCGGCTGCTGCACGGCCGGCTGCGCGACCTGATCATCGGCATGGAGTTCGTCCGCGCCGACGGGGTGACCGCGCGCTCCGGCGGCCGGGTGGTGAAGAACGTCGCCGGCTACGACCTGGCCAAACTGCACACCGGCGCGCTGGGCACGCTGGGGGTCGTCACCTCGGTGACCTTCCGGCTGCGCCCGGTGCCGGCCGCGGTGCGGGTGGTCTCGGCGACCGCGCCGGACCCGGCCGGGGCCCGCGCCCGCGCGGCCGCCGTCGCCGCCTCTCCGGTGGTCCCGGCCGCGATCGAGCTGGACGCCCCGGTCGGCGGACCGCTCCGGCTGCACGTGCTGCTGGAGGGCTCGGCGGAGGGGATCGACGCGCGCGCCGAGCGCACCGCAGGCCTGCTGCGGGCCGACAACGTCGCCGACGCCCTGCCGCCCGGCTGGGGCGCGCTGCCCGGTGCCCCCGGGGACACCCTGCTCAAGGCGGCGCTGCCGCCGGCCCGGCTCGCCGAGGTCCTGGGCGTGCTCGCGGAGGGCGCCCGGGACGCCGGCCTGCCGCTGCCGGTGCGCGGCTCCGCCGGGTCGGGCGTGCTGTTCGCGGCGGTGCCGGCCGGGGCCGGCGCCGAGGCCGCCGCCGCGCTCATCGGCGCGCTGCGCTCCGCCCTGCCCCGCGCCACCGGCGGCCACGGGTCGCTGACCGTGCCGCACGCCGCGCCCGCGCTGCACCGGCACGGGGTCGACCCGTGGGGCGAGGTGCCCGGCCTGCCGCTGATGCGGGCGGTCAAGGACGCCTTCGACCCGCACCGCGTGCTCTCCCCCGGCCGCTTCGCCGGCGGGATCTGACCGCCCACCCACCGACCCCGGCACCGCCGGCCCCGAGGAGGACGCCCGATGACCGAGAGCGTGCACCAGGAGCGCGGGTTCTCCGAGCTGCTCGGCGATTGCGTGCACTGCGGCTTCTGCCTGCCCACCTGCCCCACCTACGTGCTGTGGGGCGAGGAGATGGACTCCCCGCGCGGCCGGATCCACCTGATGGGCCAGGCCGAGAAGGACGACGTGCTGACCGAGGCGGCCGTCGGCCACTTCGACAACTGCCTGGGCTGCCTGGCGTGCGTGACGGCCTGCCCCTCCGGGGTGGCCTACGACGCGCTGATCGAGACCACCCGGGCCCGGGTGGAGGAGCGGCACGAGCGCCCCCTCGCCGAGCGGCTGCTCCGCGCGGCCGTCTTCGCCCTGTTCCCCCACCGCGGGCGGCTCCGCCTGCTCCGCGGCCCCCTCCGCGCCTACCAGGCCAGCGGCCTGGCGGGGCCGCTGCGCCGGTCCGGGCTGCTGGACCGGCTCTCCCCCACGCTGGCCACCATGGAGCGGGTGGCTCCGCCGATCCGCGCCAAGGTGCCGGCCCTGCCGGAGCTGGTCCGGGCCCGCGGCGGACTCCGCGCCCGGGTGGGCATGCTCACCGGGTGCGTGCAGGGCGCCTTCTTCCCCCAGGTCAACACGGCCACCGCCCGGGTGCTGGCCAGCGAGGGCTGCGAGGTCGTCATCCCCCGCTCCCAAGGCTGCTGCGGCGCGCTGTCCGCGCACTCCGGCCGCACCGCCGAGGCCGCCCGGCTGGCCGAGGCGACGGTGCGCACCTTCGCCCGGGCCGGGGTGGAGGCGGTGGTCGTCAACTCCGCGGGCTGCGGCGGCACCATGAAGCACTACGGCCGCCTGCTCCGCGAGGCGGGCGCGCCCGCGGTCCTGGTGCGCCGCGCCGAGGCGCTCTCCGAGCGGGTGGTCGACCTGTCGGAGTTCCTCTCCGACCTGGGCCCGCGCGCCGAGCGCCACCCGCTGCCGGTCCGCGCCGCCTACCACGACGCCTGCCACCTCTCGCACGGCCAGGGCATCACCGCCCAGCCCCGCGAGCTGCTCCGCGCCGTCCCCGGCCTGGACCTGGCCGAACTGCCCGAACCGGAGATCTGCTGCGGCTCCGCGGGGGTCTACAACCTGCTCAACCCGGCCCCCGCCCGCGACCTCGGCGACCGCAAGGCCGCCGGCGTCGCCGCCAGCGGAGCCGACCTGCTCATCGCCGGCAACCCCGGCTGCACCCTGCAGATCGCCTCGTCCCTGGAACGCACCGGCCGCCCGATCGCCGTCGCGCACACCGCCCAGGTCCTCGACGCCTCCATCCGGGGCCTGCGCCCGGAGGCGCTGCTGGGGTGAGCCCGCGTTTCCGCGCCGGTCCCGGCGCCGTGACCGGACCGGAACCGGTCCGGCCGCGGCGCCCCGGTCCTCAGGGAGCGGGGGTCAGCCCTTCTCCTCGAGGTAGCCGATGTCGGCGTAGTCGAGGGTCTGGAAGCCGGGGGCGCCGATGTTGGCGAGGTCGGTGCGGACGGCCATCAGCTGGGGGCGCTGGTAGAGGGGGAGGGTGTGGCCGGCCTCCCAGAGGAGGCGGTCGGCCTCGTTGACGGCGGCGGTGGCGGTTTCGGGGTCCTGGGCGGTGAGGGCCTCCTCCATGGCGGCGTCGATCTCCGGGGCGGAGATCCGGCCGACGTTGGAGCGCCAGTCGGGGTCGGCGGCGCCTCCGGCCGGGGAGGCCCACTGCGGGAGGGAGCTGGAGATCGGGAAGTCGCCGCCGGTGTTGACGAAGGAGACCAGGTCGTAGTCGCCGGGCAGCACGTAGCGGGAGAACAGCTCGTCGCCGCCGACCGGTTCGATGTCCACCGCGACGCCGATCTCCTCCAGCATGGCCTGGACCATCTCGGCCTCGCTCTGCGCCGGGGCGTGGCCGCGGGGGACCAGGTAGCGCAGGGTCAGGGGGTCGCCGTCCCCGTTGGTGCGCGTGCCGCCGTCGCCGGCCGTCCAGCCCGCCTCGTCCAGCAGCTCGGCGGCGCGGCCGGTGTCCCGTTCGCCCCACTCGCCGCTGTTGTCGGTGTAGCCGGGCAGGCCCTCCAGCAGGAAGTGGTTGCCCAGCGGCTCGGCCGACCAGTCCACGCCCTCCAGGGCGGCGTCGGTGAGGGCCGCGCGGTCGATGCCGAGGAAGAGCGCGTGGCGGACCCGGACGTCGGACAGGGCCGGGCTCTCGCCGTTGAGGGTGATGTGCCGGTAGTCCGGCCCCAGGGCGGTGCGCACCTCGCCGTCGGCGGCCGAGGAGGCCCGCTCGAAGGCGGCCGCGTCGACCGGAAGTTCGAAGGCGTCCACCCCGCCCTCCAGGAAGGAGGTGGTCAGCGCCTCGCCGTCCATCGCGCGGAAGACGATCTCGTCGAGCACCGCCGGGTCGCCCCACCAGTCCGCCGAGCGCTCCAGCGTCACGGTCTGCCGCCCCCGGTCGATCCCGGCGAAGGCGAACGGGCCGGCGGTCAGCGGGACGTCCTCCCGGTAGCCGGTGTCGAAGGCCTCCGGGTCGCCGGCGTAGCGGGCCGGCAGCAGCGGGTCGAAGAGCGACGGGTACTCCGAGAACGGCTCGCCGAAGGAGACGACCACCTCGAAGGGGTCGGCGCCGCGCTCAACCGAGGCGATCCGGTCGTAGCCGACCTCGCCGCGCACCTTGTAGCCGTCGGCTCCGCCGGCCAGCGCCTCGGCGGTGGCCCGGTAGTCCTTCCAGGTGATCGGGGTGCCGTCGGACCAGTGCGCCTCGGGGTTGAGCTCCAGGGTGAGCACCTGGCCCCCGCCGTCGCGCCGCACGTCGGCGCCGAGCACGTAGTCGGGGGCGGGCCGGGCGCCCCCGTCCGGGTCGGGTTCGAACGGGGAGGGCAGCAGGGCGCTCGTCACCGTGTCCACGGTGGCCAGGTTGCCGTCGGCGTGGTGCGGGTTCCACTGGGCCGGGAACTCGTTGATGCCCCACTCCAGCGTCCCGCCGTCGGCCAGTTCGCCCCGGTCGGCGGCGTTGATGTCGGTGGCCTCGGCCGACGCCGCGGTCCGCTGCTCGCTCTGGCTCCCGCCGGTGCAGGCGGAGGCCGCCAGGAGAACCGCGGACAGCACGGCGAGACCTCCGCGAGTCCGTCCCTCGCGCACCTGGGCCCCCTCTCGGGCAGTGACCGGACAGCCGCCGGAACGAAAGCCGCTATTCGAACAATCCGGGAATACTACTCCTCTCCTTCGGCCGAGGTGGCCGCTCTCCCCAGTTCAGGCCCTGACCCGGGGATCCAGGGCCGCCCGGACGGCGTCCGCGGCGAACCCCGCGACGGTCACGCAGAGTGCACCGAAGACGCACACCGCGGCGGCCGCGTTGGCGTCTCCCGCCTCGATCGCGTCGATGAGCATCTCCCCCGCCCCGTGCCTGCCGAAGACCTTCTCCGCGAACACCGCCCCGGTGAACAGGGCGGCCGTGGTGTAGGCGAAATAAGCGGCGGTGGGGACCAGGCAGGAGCGCAGCGCGTGCCTGCGCAGTGCCGTCCCCCGGCGCAGCCCCTTGGCCCGCGCGGTGCGGACGTAGTCGGAGCCGGCCTCCTCCGCCATCAGCGCGCGCTGGTAGCGGCTGAACACCGCGGCCAGCGGCAGGGCCAGCGCCAGCGTGGGCAGGATCATATGGGCGGCCCGCTCCCCCGGCGGCGCCTCCGCGTCCGGCTCGCCCACCGCGGGCAGCAGCACGCCCCCGGCGGCCTGGTTCAGCGCGATCGCGAGCGCCTGCAGGACCAGCGCCACCACGATCGGCGGGACCGAGACGAGCAGCGCCGCGCCCGCCGCGGCGGCGGTGTCCCACCGCCCGCCGCGGGCCCCCGCCCAGGCGCCCGCCGCGACGCCGCCGACCGCACCGGCCACCGCTCCCGCGGCGAGCAGCCGCAGGCTGGCGCCGGCCCGCAGCACCAGCTCCTCCGAGACCTCGCGGCCGTCCCAGGTCCGTCCCAGGTCGCCGGTGACCGCCCCGGACGCCCAGACCAGGTACCGCTCGGCCAGCGGCGCCCCGGGGTCCAGGTTGTTCTCCGCGAGCATCCGCGCCACCGCCTCCGGCGGGGGCGGCGGGCTCATCGCCTGGTAGTTGCCGCGCGGGTCGAGCACGGCCGCGCAGAGCAGGTAGGCGCAACTGGAGGCGGCCACCAGCAGGCACAGCCCTCCGACCAGCCGGCGCAGCAGGTACCCCGCCGCCGGGCTCACCCGGGATGGACCTCGCCCTCGGCCACGATCACGGCCGGGCCGCGCAGCCGGGCGCCCCGGGCGTCCAGGAAGACCACGCACTCCCCGCCGGGCACCCGGACCCGCCAGGTGGCCGGGGTCCCGGCGGCACCGGTGGCGGCGACCGCCGCCGCGACGATGCCGGTGCCGCAGGATCGGGTCTCCCCCGAGCCGCGCTCGTAGACCCGCATGTCCAGGGTGCCCGGGCCGGTCTCGGCGACCACCTCGACGTTGCCGCCCTCGGGGAACTCCTCCGGATCCAGCTCCGGGGCCGCGCTCAGATCGACGCCGGCCACCGGCCGGTCCAGCACGCACGCCAGGTGCGGGTTGCCCACCGAGATGCGCACCCCGCGCACCTCCTCGCCGCCGGCCAGCCGGGCGGCGCCCGTGCCGAGCACCTCGGGCAGGCCCATGTCCACGGTGATGTCGCCGTCCGGTTCCACCTCGACCCGGCGCGCCCCGGCCCGGGTGCCGACGGTGATCGGGCCCTTGTCGACCAGGCCGGCGTGGAGCAGGTAGCGGGCGAAGACCCGGACCCCATTGCCGCACATCTCGGCGATGCTGCCGTCGGCGTTGCGGTAGTCCATGAACCACTCGCCGTCCGCGGCGGTCCCGGTGACCGGCTCCTCCAGGGCCGCGGTCCGCACGACCCGCAGCACCCCGTCGCCGCCGATGCCGGCGCGCCGGTCGCACAGCCGCGCGACCTGGTCGGCGCTGAGATCCAGCGCACCGTCGGGGTCCGGGAGAATCACGAAATCGTTCTCGGTTCCGTGGCCTTTGGCGAAACGCATGCGGCTCATCCTAAGCCGCCCGAACAGAACGCGGGGCACGTCCGCGAGCACTGTTCCGGCGCTGCCAGACTGGAGGAATGGGCAGCGGTAGAACACACCCCCCGGAACCGGGGAAGGGCGTCGTGGTCTCGGTGGTCGGGCCGACGGCGGCCGGCAAGTCCGACCTCGCCGTCGACCTCGCGCTGAGCCTGCGTCCGGCCGAGATCGTCAACACCGACTCCATGCAGCTGTACCGCGGCATGGACATCGGCACCGCCAAGCTGCCCGCCGGCGAGCGCCGCGGCGTCCCGCACCACCTGCTGGACATCTGGGACGTCACCGAGCCGGCCGACGTGGCGCGCTACCAGCGGCTGGCCCGCGGCCTGGTGGACGGGATGCTCGCCGCCGGGACCACGCCGGTCCTGGTCGGCGGGTCCGGTCTGTACGTCCGCGCGGTCCTGGACGAGCTGGAGTTCCCCGGCACCGACCCGGCGGTCCGCGCCCGGTTGGAGGGCGAGCTCGCCGAGCGCGGCCCGGCCGCCCTGCACGCCCGGCTGGCCGAGTGCGACCCGGCCGCGGCTCAGGCGATCCTGCCGGGCAACGGCCGGCGCATCGTCCGCGCGCTGGAGGTGATCGAGCTGACCGGCCGCCCGTTCACCGCGACCCTGCCCCGGCACGAGTCCCGCTACCCGGCCGTGCAGATCGGCCTGGAGGTGCCCCGCCCCGAGCTGGACGAGCGCATCGCCCGGCGGGTCGACCTGATGTGGCGGGCCGGACTGGTCGAGGAGGTCCGCGAACTGGCCCGGCACGGCCTGGCCGAAGGGCGCACCGCCCCCCGCGCCCTCGGCTACGCCCAGGTGCTGCGCTTCCTCGCCGGCGAGTGCGACGAGGAGGCCGCCCGCGAGGAGACCGTCCGCGCCACCCGCCGGTTCGCCCGCCGCCAGGAGTCCTGGTTCCGCCGCGACCCGCGGGTCCACTGGCTCCGCTACGACGACCCCGGCCTGCTCGACCGGGCCCTGGAGCTGGTCGCCGGGGCCGCGGAGCCCGGGGCGGGCGGAATCGGGGGAACCGCGGAGAGAAGTCCGATGGACGCTTGACGCCCCCTTTAACCGGTTTTCCGGGGTGGTGCACGCCCTGTTCAGGGACAATCGCGCCATGACGACTTCCGTGGAGTATCCCTCCGGGGCGCCCGCGTGGCTGGACCTGGCGGTCCCCGACGTCGGCCGCGCCGCCGGGTTCTACGGGGAACTGCTCGGCTGGGAGTTCGACACCGGCCCCTACACCACCGCGCTGCTGGACGGGCGCCGGGTCGCCGGGCTGAGCAGCGCCGCGGACCCGGCCGGGCCGGCGTGCTGGACGGCGCACCTGGCAACCCCCGACCTGGACGGTTCCCTGGAGACCGCCGCCGGGCTGGGCGGCCGGGTGCTGTCCGGGCCGGAGGACGTCGCCGGGCTGGGGACCCGCGCCGTCGTGCGGGAGCCGGCCGGAACGGAGTTCGCCCTGTGGTCGCGCGGCTCGCTGGGCGGCGCCGAGGCGTTCGGCGTCCCCGGCGCCCCGATCTGGGCCGAGGCGACCAGCGCGGACGTGCCGGCCACCGCGGACTTCCTGGTCCGGATGTTCGGCTACGAGGCCGAGCGGATCGCCGACGCGGAGTACGTGACGCTGTACAGCGGCGG from Nocardiopsis composta encodes:
- a CDS encoding FAD-binding oxidoreductase; protein product: MAPVGDTAAQAATADGAAAELGAGGGDVRDGTGRDAVGGTVPRWVVTPPDAGACAAAIAAAARLGLAVVPRGAGTKIDWGAPPHRCDVLLDTSALDAVEHAAGDLIATAGAGTPLARLASELAGAGQRLPVDEVVPGSTVGGAVAAGLSGPGRLLHGRLRDLIIGMEFVRADGVTARSGGRVVKNVAGYDLAKLHTGALGTLGVVTSVTFRLRPVPAAVRVVSATAPDPAGARARAAAVAASPVVPAAIELDAPVGGPLRLHVLLEGSAEGIDARAERTAGLLRADNVADALPPGWGALPGAPGDTLLKAALPPARLAEVLGVLAEGARDAGLPLPVRGSAGSGVLFAAVPAGAGAEAAAALIGALRSALPRATGGHGSLTVPHAAPALHRHGVDPWGEVPGLPLMRAVKDAFDPHRVLSPGRFAGGI
- a CDS encoding (Fe-S)-binding protein, which codes for MTESVHQERGFSELLGDCVHCGFCLPTCPTYVLWGEEMDSPRGRIHLMGQAEKDDVLTEAAVGHFDNCLGCLACVTACPSGVAYDALIETTRARVEERHERPLAERLLRAAVFALFPHRGRLRLLRGPLRAYQASGLAGPLRRSGLLDRLSPTLATMERVAPPIRAKVPALPELVRARGGLRARVGMLTGCVQGAFFPQVNTATARVLASEGCEVVIPRSQGCCGALSAHSGRTAEAARLAEATVRTFARAGVEAVVVNSAGCGGTMKHYGRLLREAGAPAVLVRRAEALSERVVDLSEFLSDLGPRAERHPLPVRAAYHDACHLSHGQGITAQPRELLRAVPGLDLAELPEPEICCGSAGVYNLLNPAPARDLGDRKAAGVAASGADLLIAGNPGCTLQIASSLERTGRPIAVAHTAQVLDASIRGLRPEALLG
- a CDS encoding ABC transporter family substrate-binding protein, which gives rise to MLSAVLLAASACTGGSQSEQRTAASAEATDINAADRGELADGGTLEWGINEFPAQWNPHHADGNLATVDTVTSALLPSPFEPDPDGGARPAPDYVLGADVRRDGGGQVLTLELNPEAHWSDGTPITWKDYRATAEALAGGADGYKVRGEVGYDRIASVERGADPFEVVVSFGEPFSEYPSLFDPLLPARYAGDPEAFDTGYREDVPLTAGPFAFAGIDRGRQTVTLERSADWWGDPAVLDEIVFRAMDGEALTTSFLEGGVDAFELPVDAAAFERASSAADGEVRTALGPDYRHITLNGESPALSDVRVRHALFLGIDRAALTDAALEGVDWSAEPLGNHFLLEGLPGYTDNSGEWGERDTGRAAELLDEAGWTAGDGGTRTNGDGDPLTLRYLVPRGHAPAQSEAEMVQAMLEEIGVAVDIEPVGGDELFSRYVLPGDYDLVSFVNTGGDFPISSSLPQWASPAGGAADPDWRSNVGRISAPEIDAAMEEALTAQDPETATAAVNEADRLLWEAGHTLPLYQRPQLMAVRTDLANIGAPGFQTLDYADIGYLEEKG
- a CDS encoding ABC transporter permease; its protein translation is MSPAAGYLLRRLVGGLCLLVAASSCAYLLCAAVLDPRGNYQAMSPPPPPEAVARMLAENNLDPGAPLAERYLVWASGAVTGDLGRTWDGREVSEELVLRAGASLRLLAAGAVAGAVGGVAAGAWAGARGGRWDTAAAAGAALLVSVPPIVVALVLQALAIALNQAAGGVLLPAVGEPDAEAPPGERAAHMILPTLALALPLAAVFSRYQRALMAEEAGSDYVRTARAKGLRRGTALRRHALRSCLVPTAAYFAYTTAALFTGAVFAEKVFGRHGAGEMLIDAIEAGDANAAAAVCVFGALCVTVAGFAADAVRAALDPRVRA
- the dapF gene encoding diaminopimelate epimerase, translated to MRFAKGHGTENDFVILPDPDGALDLSADQVARLCDRRAGIGGDGVLRVVRTAALEEPVTGTAADGEWFMDYRNADGSIAEMCGNGVRVFARYLLHAGLVDKGPITVGTRAGARRVEVEPDGDITVDMGLPEVLGTGAARLAGGEEVRGVRISVGNPHLACVLDRPVAGVDLSAAPELDPEEFPEGGNVEVVAETGPGTLDMRVYERGSGETRSCGTGIVAAAVAATGAAGTPATWRVRVPGGECVVFLDARGARLRGPAVIVAEGEVHPG
- the miaA gene encoding tRNA (adenosine(37)-N6)-dimethylallyltransferase MiaA, with the protein product MGSGRTHPPEPGKGVVVSVVGPTAAGKSDLAVDLALSLRPAEIVNTDSMQLYRGMDIGTAKLPAGERRGVPHHLLDIWDVTEPADVARYQRLARGLVDGMLAAGTTPVLVGGSGLYVRAVLDELEFPGTDPAVRARLEGELAERGPAALHARLAECDPAAAQAILPGNGRRIVRALEVIELTGRPFTATLPRHESRYPAVQIGLEVPRPELDERIARRVDLMWRAGLVEEVRELARHGLAEGRTAPRALGYAQVLRFLAGECDEEAAREETVRATRRFARRQESWFRRDPRVHWLRYDDPGLLDRALELVAGAAEPGAGGIGGTAERSPMDA
- a CDS encoding VOC family protein, which codes for MTTSVEYPSGAPAWLDLAVPDVGRAAGFYGELLGWEFDTGPYTTALLDGRRVAGLSSAADPAGPACWTAHLATPDLDGSLETAAGLGGRVLSGPEDVAGLGTRAVVREPAGTEFALWSRGSLGGAEAFGVPGAPIWAEATSADVPATADFLVRMFGYEAERIADAEYVTLYSGGSPVCGVYAGAGERIAAGRGAWLCYLVVQDADRAAARAVELGGALLRPPGASGYGRWALIADPFDARFAAMEVPHGS